CCTGCTGGTCATTGAGGCGTGGCTTGCGCATGACCGCAGAAGTAATAGCGCCCGTCCTACTTTTCGCACCACTCAGCCTACACACCGCTCCCTTGCTCCCCTGCTAAAATGAGGGGATGGCTCAGCATCTTCTCTCGATCAGGGTGCACGATACCTGCTGGGGGCGGAGACAGTGTCGAAGAGCCCGCATCCCGCCCCATTCACTGTTCGAGCGATTGGGGCGGCGGTGGGGCAAGCATGGCGGTCGTGTAACGGTACTCGAGGCACCCAGCAGGCGCCCATGACCTCCACCGTGGTGGGCACGAGCACCAGGGCCGTCGCGCGTCTCTTCACAACCCCATCGCGCGAAGCTCAGCCTCCACGATCGTGCAGTAACTTGGACGATTCCCTGACGGCGTTGCTTCGTTGGGAGGCACGGCCATACCGGACTTCTCGAGCTTCTCCCGGTACTTCGCCCAGTCGTCGTCCACTTCGATGGGCACGAGCGGCGCTCGCCCATCTGGAGTCATCTTCAGGGGAATGAACCGGACTTTTCCGGAGGCCTTCGCCGCCGCGTTGTCGTTCCAGGCGCCCTCGCCACCCACCTGCACGCTGCGGAAGATGGCCTCCCGAGTCAGGGCAGGTACCCGGTTCTCGGCCATCGCAAGGCGCATGAGCTGATCCGCCTGGTCTCGAGTACACTGTTGGGTCCAATACAGATAATCGTGCACGACCGCTGCCCATTGATACTGACCCACCGGGGAATACACAGCCCAGAACGAGCGAGGAACACTGGCGAAATCGGTGACGAAGCCAGCGGGTACCACGATGACCTCCTGGGTATTGCCAATCCGGTACTTCAAATCCTTGAGCAACACCCAGTCGCGGCCATCGGCGAATGGCTCGACGGGTACAGGTCTGATCGAGGCACATCCGGAGCCGACGGCGAGGAAGAACACCATGCACTGCAGATGAAACGTGGACGTCTTCATGCTTCCACCCTCCCAGCAAGGAAATCCGCGACGCGGGCCAGAATGTTTCACATTTCCACGATGTGCCGCCAGGAGACGTCCGAGCCTTCGTTCCTGCCTCGTTCCAGGCCAACTCGCCCTCCTTCCCAGGCCCTGGTAGGCTGGACGGGGTCGAGAATCATCCCTGGTCCAGTCCCCCGAGGATCGCATGACGCGCGTTTCTGGTAGCAACACGTCCCGCATCCAGTCGACCCCGTCCACTCGCCAGCCGCAGGAGACGGTCCAGCTGGCGCAGGCGGAGGCCACGCCGCAGCGCGTGCAGTTGCACTCGCGCGACACCTTCGAGACCGGCAACGCGGGGCTCGATGCCATCAACGCCGCGCAGCTGCTTCCCGGGAGGGATCACACGTGTGTGACCACGGTGCGCGCCAACCTCCAGCGCGCGGGTCTCCAGGGGCTGCCGAGCACCACGAGCCAGGATGGCAACAACCCGCGCGGGATGATGGTGCAGATGCTCCAGAGCGGGCACTGGCATTCGGCGGCCATCCCCGGCGCGACGCAGCGGGCCATCACCAGTCCCTACGGAACCGTGCAGGCCCAGGTGCTCTCGGGGGATGCGTACATGGCCGCCGCGCGCAACGGGCAGATCCCCGAGGGATCGGTGGTGTTCCAGACCCGGCACCCGGCCGGGTGGGCCTACGGTGGAGGCTCGCGCGGCAGCGACGTGGGCATCGTGCGCGACGGCGGCATCTTCAACTACCGGCAGTTCAGCGGCATGTCGGTCTACGGCAACAACCTGAGCGAGGTCGTCGTGCTGCAGCCGGGCGCACGCTGACCTCCGCCGCGCATCACCGGACGATGAAGTCGAACCGCTCGATCGCGGACTTCAGCTCCGCCTCGGTGGTTCCCGAGCGCTTCGCCTCGGCTGGGGCGTAGAACGACACCGCGACCGTGGAGGGCACCTCCTTGTACCGGCCCTCCAGGGTGACCGGACTGAAGGTGCCCGGCCACTTCACGCTCGTCAGCTCACGCCCGTGGCCGATGGGATCGACAATGGTGAAAGACGGCCACTGCGGCAGGCGCACCGTCCGCATATCGCAACCATGGAAGCGACACAGGTCCAGCCGGGCCTCGGAGAAGTCACAGTCCTCCACGTGGCCGTGCTCGCCCCAAGTGCTGTACCCGGGAAAGGGTCCGAAATCCGTTCCCAACAGCCGTCCCTTGAAACGGCAACCCTTCAGATAGGCACTCACCCAGCCTCGGTGGTTCCGCTGCTCCTGCTTGAACTCGATGGTGCAGTCGATGAGCCGCGGTCCTCGGAGGCTCAGCCGATTCGCGGGAACGCGCACGATGACCGTGCACCGGCGCAGCGTGAGGTTCGGCCCGAGATAGACGACCTGGTCCGCCTCGCCGGACAACTCCAGTCGCTCGCCTTCGAGTTCTTGGTTCTCATGGATGATGTTGCCGAGCCACATCCTCGCGCCCTTCAGAAGAAGATCATCCGGAAGAACTCCGTGGCCATGCGCCGACCGTGGACCGCGAAGTTCTCCCTCGTTCCAGAGAGTATCTCGTATTTCTGCCCCCCTGGTCGCGGGTCCACCACATCGACTCCCTTCGAATGCCAGTTGAGCTGGGGGAACTCATCCTGGAGCCTCGTATTGACCCAGCGTCCACGGGCCAGCCCCTCCAGATGTCTCGCGCTGCTTTCGTTGCCCGCGTCGCGGGCCCTTTCGATCGCGGCTCGCTCGTTTCTGGTGAGCTCGGCATCGCTCCACCCTCGTGCAATGCGCTCCGCCGCTGCCTGCAACTCGTCCCCGAGCTTATCCTCCGCCGGTATGTCGCCGAGAGCCTTCCCGCGCGGGAGGTGCCACCGCTGACCATTGCCAAGGACGACCTGCCTGTTACCGCCGCGGTGCTGGATGTCGATGATGGTGCCGGAGTGACCAGCTGGCGCCGCTACCGTACGAGCCGCGTTGCTCCTGCCGAGCATGGCGAGTGCGATGGGCGCCTGTGGTGACGTGACGACCGCAGGCGCACGGCCTCCTTCGGCTGCCATCTCCACTGCGGCGACCTCATCCAGGGCCATGGCCACCGAGCCTTCGAGTCCCTGGGCCGCCCACTGCGCCTGCACCTGGTTGAACCTCGGCAGCGAGCGCAGGTGTGTAGCCGCCTCGCCGAGTGTCCGCCCGCTGAGGGTGGCCACCGCCAGAATGAGGGCCCGGGCCGCATCCGTTCCAATCAACCGGCCGAATTCCTCCCCCACCTCGCGCAACTCCTCGAACGTGGTGGCCTCGTGGGCCCGGTGCGCCATGCGGGCCCATCCGTCCATGAGGCCCCACATGGCGTCCACGCCGAGCCAGGCCAGCAGTACCACCGACAGCGCGGCCGCCACCGCCTTCGTGCCCGGCTCGGGCACCAGCCAGAGGGCGAGGTAGAGCCCCGCTGCCCATACGAGCGACGAGAGTACCGCCCGAGGGCTCAGCTCTCTCCCCAGGGCCTCCCGCGTCTCATCCAGCACCGTGCCGAAGGCCAGGGCGAGGGCCAGGGTGCGCCGGTCATCGGTGCGTAGATAGGGCCCATCGTCGAAGAGGCCCAGGCAGTCACCGCCGCCGCGCCTCTCGCACCACCGCACGTATCTCTCCTTCAACGCCGCCTCGGCCTCGGGGACGAGTGGCCCCTTGTCGTTGAGCGGCACCAGCGTCAGGACGCGGTCGCGGTACACCTCGGCGAGCAGCTCTTCCTCTGGCATGGCCTGGAGCAGCCGTTGGGCGGACTCCTGGGGCGTCCCCTTCAACCGGAGGCCTCCGCCGAGCTGTGCCACCGCACGCCGGTACTCTTCCTTCGTGAGGGCCACCACTCGGGTGGTGCCTCGCGCTTCGAGAAGGCCCGCGTAGACGGCGAGCACTGGCGGTGGCTCCGGCTGCGCCGAGTGGGTCTCCCTCCCCACTGGGGGCGACCGCGAGCGGTCTCCGCCCGCGAGCGGGTTTCCCATGGGGGCGTGCGTGGCACACGCTGCATGCAAGAAGAGCACGATGAGTCCGAAAGAGCCTGCCGGCGCCCAGCGTGTCAGCACACGACGGTACTGCCGCCGTGCAACTGCTCGTGTCACCGCGCCCGCCCCCACCTCAGCACTGCGGTGCGCCTTCTCCATGTGCCGTGCCTTTCCCCGAGTGGCAACAACTCTGGAGGATAGGCCTCGGACATCATTCCGCGTCCATCACCTCGACGCCGGTCGCAGGCCGTCCAGCAGGATGGTCAGGTAGCGCTCGGCCAGCGCCCGCCGGTCCTCTCCGATGCGCACGGCGTGCTCGATGCCACACATCAGCCTCTGGATGTCGTCGGCGCCTATCTCGGCCCGCACGAGCCCGGCCCGGTGGGCCCGCTTCAGCAACCGGTCGTTCGCCGCGAACAGCTCGGCCTTCAGTCGTGACGTCTGCGTGTGTGCGTCCCGCTGCGCGTTGAGCACCTCCGCCAGGCCCACGTCGGCCAGTTGCAGGTCCAGCACCGCGCGCAGGAAGCGCCTCAGGCCGAGCCGCGCATCCTCGGACTCCTCCGCCTCCCGTGCCTGGTCCAGCAGCGCCTGGAGGTGCTCGTTCACCAGCGCCTCGAGCAGGTCCTGGCGCGTGGGGAAGTGGCGGTACACCGTCCCGACTCCCACTCCCGCCGCTCGCGCTATCTGGTTCATCTGCAGGGATGCGTCGCCACTGGCCAGCAGCTCGCGGGCCACGGCCAACACGCGCTCGCGGTTGCGGGCCGCATCCGCGCGCAGCGGGCCCTCTTCCCGCGGTGGCTCCTCCTGTTTCCTCATGGCTCCATCCTAACAAACCGGATGGTTCCGTCCGAATGGATTGCGTATCCGTTTCGCCCTCCGTATATCTCGTCCCGAAGCGGATGCGTCATCCGTTTTCTTGTGGAGGAGGTCGCCATGAAGACAGAAGGACACGGTCGAACCGCGCTCATCACGGGGGCGAGCTCTGGCATCGGGCTCGAGCTGACCCGCAGGTTGCTCTCCGAGGGCTGGCAGGTCATCGCGCTGAACCGCTCCGGCTTCCCCGAGGGGGATGCCCTGCTCCAGGCGTCCCTGGCCAGGAAGCAGCTTCGCGTCTACCGGGCCGACCTCACCGACTTCGACAGCCTGAAGCTGGCGCTGGGGCAGCTCAAGGCCGCGGAGGAGAAGATCGATGTGCTGTTCAACAACGCGGGTGGCAGCTTCGAGTCACTCGGCTTCTCCAAGCAGGGGCGTGAGCTGCACTTCGAGGTGCAGACGGTCGTGCCCTACATCCTCATCATGGAGCTGAAGGAGCACCTGCGGAGGGGGGCGTCGAAGACCGTCATCAATACCTCCAGCAACGTCTTCAGGACCACCAGGCGATTCGATCCCGACACGCTGGAGCGTCCAGCGACCTTCAAGAAACTCTTCGGTCCGTATTCGACGACCAAATTGGCGATGACCCTGTGGACCCGGGAGCTCGCTCCGAAGCTCGCCGCCGAGGGAATCAAACTCCTGGGCGTGGACCCCGGGCCCAACAACACGCTGCGAAGCGGGAAGACGTCAGGGTTCCCCTTTTATATGAAGCCGCTCGTCCGGCTGTTCTTCCCGCCTCCCAGCCGGGGTGCCTCGCGTCTGTACGACGCGGCTCTGGGCGCGAGCGGGGTGTCGTCGGGCGCCTACGTGACGAATGGCAAGGTGACGGAGCTCGGGTTCGCCGAGCAGGGCCGGAAGGTCCTGGAGAGGGTGCGCGCCATCCACGAGCGGGAGTTCGTGGCGGGTATCGCGGCGCACGCGGTCCCAGACGCATTCCGCGGCGTGGACGCCAGGGCGCGGGTGTAGGGCGCCCCGGCCGCCCGGAGCGGGCTAGATGCAGAACGGCGTGCCGTACTGTCGGCTCCGTGCTCGGGGACCTTGTAGAGGTCCTCGGCCCGGAGGCGGCCCGAGAGGTAGAGCCTCAGAATCCACCCGAGGTGCTGCTTGCCCGCGGAAGGGTCCGCGTCCGCGAAGAGGTTGAAGAGAGCCTGCTCGCCCTCCGTGGCCCAGCTTCGCTCGAGGAAGGCATCTCTCAGCGCCGCCGAATGGGCTTGCCGGAGGTGGTCCAGACGGTTCACCGCGCCGTGGCCTCCAGCTGTCGCAGCTGCACGGCGAGGCTGGCGAAGAAGGCCGCGCGGAAGCGGTCCAGCACGCCGAGCTGCTGCTCCGTGCCACGGTATGTGCCCTGCCACCGCAGCGTGGTCGTGCCCGCCGAGTGCTCGACGGACACGACGGCACCGCCCGCGAGGGGGTGGTCCTGAAGCGAGGCGTACTCCAGCAGGCGCGGGGGCTCGAAGCGCACCAGGCGGTAGTGCAGCACCGGGCCGTTCGGCTGGATACGCTCAGCGATCACGGAGCCCACCGCGAGCGGAGGTTGAAGCGTGCTCACGGTGGACACGTCATTGGCCCAGAGCACCGCATCCTGTGAGCGCAGCAGGGCGCGCGTGAGCTCCGCCCAGAGGACCTCGGGCGGGAGCGTCGTCGGGAGCGTCTCGGTGAAGTGCCGCACGTGGGCGTCTGGCGCGGGCGTCTTCAGCGGGAGCGTGGAGGGGTCGTTTACGGTTTCACTCATGGCG
This portion of the Archangium lipolyticum genome encodes:
- a CDS encoding DUF1353 domain-containing protein, with translation MKTSTFHLQCMVFFLAVGSGCASIRPVPVEPFADGRDWVLLKDLKYRIGNTQEVIVVPAGFVTDFASVPRSFWAVYSPVGQYQWAAVVHDYLYWTQQCTRDQADQLMRLAMAENRVPALTREAIFRSVQVGGEGAWNDNAAAKASGKVRFIPLKMTPDGRAPLVPIEVDDDWAKYREKLEKSGMAVPPNEATPSGNRPSYCTIVEAELRAMGL
- a CDS encoding pentapeptide repeat-containing protein translates to MWLGNIIHENQELEGERLELSGEADQVVYLGPNLTLRRCTVIVRVPANRLSLRGPRLIDCTIEFKQEQRNHRGWVSAYLKGCRFKGRLLGTDFGPFPGYSTWGEHGHVEDCDFSEARLDLCRFHGCDMRTVRLPQWPSFTIVDPIGHGRELTSVKWPGTFSPVTLEGRYKEVPSTVAVSFYAPAEAKRSGTTEAELKSAIERFDFIVR
- the sitA5 gene encoding SitA5 family polymorphic toxin, translating into MGNPLAGGDRSRSPPVGRETHSAQPEPPPVLAVYAGLLEARGTTRVVALTKEEYRRAVAQLGGGLRLKGTPQESAQRLLQAMPEEELLAEVYRDRVLTLVPLNDKGPLVPEAEAALKERYVRWCERRGGGDCLGLFDDGPYLRTDDRRTLALALAFGTVLDETREALGRELSPRAVLSSLVWAAGLYLALWLVPEPGTKAVAAALSVVLLAWLGVDAMWGLMDGWARMAHRAHEATTFEELREVGEEFGRLIGTDAARALILAVATLSGRTLGEAATHLRSLPRFNQVQAQWAAQGLEGSVAMALDEVAAVEMAAEGGRAPAVVTSPQAPIALAMLGRSNAARTVAAPAGHSGTIIDIQHRGGNRQVVLGNGQRWHLPRGKALGDIPAEDKLGDELQAAAERIARGWSDAELTRNERAAIERARDAGNESSARHLEGLARGRWVNTRLQDEFPQLNWHSKGVDVVDPRPGGQKYEILSGTRENFAVHGRRMATEFFRMIFF
- a CDS encoding TetR/AcrR family transcriptional regulator; protein product: MRKQEEPPREEGPLRADAARNRERVLAVARELLASGDASLQMNQIARAAGVGVGTVYRHFPTRQDLLEALVNEHLQALLDQAREAEESEDARLGLRRFLRAVLDLQLADVGLAEVLNAQRDAHTQTSRLKAELFAANDRLLKRAHRAGLVRAEIGADDIQRLMCGIEHAVRIGEDRRALAERYLTILLDGLRPASR
- a CDS encoding SDR family NAD(P)-dependent oxidoreductase, with the translated sequence MKTEGHGRTALITGASSGIGLELTRRLLSEGWQVIALNRSGFPEGDALLQASLARKQLRVYRADLTDFDSLKLALGQLKAAEEKIDVLFNNAGGSFESLGFSKQGRELHFEVQTVVPYILIMELKEHLRRGASKTVINTSSNVFRTTRRFDPDTLERPATFKKLFGPYSTTKLAMTLWTRELAPKLAAEGIKLLGVDPGPNNTLRSGKTSGFPFYMKPLVRLFFPPPSRGASRLYDAALGASGVSSGAYVTNGKVTELGFAEQGRKVLERVRAIHEREFVAGIAAHAVPDAFRGVDARARV
- a CDS encoding SRPBCC family protein codes for the protein MSETVNDPSTLPLKTPAPDAHVRHFTETLPTTLPPEVLWAELTRALLRSQDAVLWANDVSTVSTLQPPLAVGSVIAERIQPNGPVLHYRLVRFEPPRLLEYASLQDHPLAGGAVVSVEHSAGTTTLRWQGTYRGTEQQLGVLDRFRAAFFASLAVQLRQLEATAR